The following proteins are co-located in the Dyadobacter chenwenxiniae genome:
- the bla gene encoding subclass B1 metallo-beta-lactamase, producing MRQILFLILSLFLFCCKSAKITDKSFSKEDIIVEQVKPNVYRHITFFQSETFGKVACNGMVVFDKGEAIIFDTPVNDSTSSQLINWVQDSLDCKVIAIIATHFHEDCVGGLKEFQRRGIPSYAENRTIASTKLKNFPTPEKGFDNKLALKAGNKDVVTEYFGEGHTKDNVVGYFPSEKVMFGGCLIKEIGAGKGNLEDANESAWSATVTKLKQTYPDVQVVIPGHGKPGDTALLDYTIKLFEKK from the coding sequence ATGAGACAAATCCTGTTTTTAATCCTTTCATTATTTTTATTCTGCTGTAAATCGGCAAAAATCACCGACAAAAGTTTCAGCAAAGAAGACATCATTGTTGAGCAGGTAAAACCAAATGTTTACAGGCACATTACGTTTTTTCAAAGTGAAACTTTCGGAAAAGTGGCCTGCAACGGGATGGTTGTTTTTGACAAAGGGGAAGCCATTATTTTCGATACGCCGGTCAACGATTCTACTTCGTCACAACTCATCAACTGGGTGCAGGACAGCCTTGATTGCAAGGTTATTGCTATTATCGCGACGCATTTTCACGAAGATTGCGTTGGCGGTTTGAAGGAATTTCAACGCCGGGGAATTCCTTCCTATGCTGAAAACAGGACCATTGCTTCCACCAAATTGAAGAATTTCCCGACACCCGAAAAAGGTTTTGATAATAAGCTTGCGCTGAAAGCAGGCAATAAAGATGTGGTAACCGAGTATTTTGGAGAAGGACACACCAAAGATAATGTTGTAGGATACTTTCCAAGTGAAAAAGTAATGTTCGGCGGATGCCTGATTAAGGAAATCGGTGCCGGAAAAGGAAATCTGGAAGATGCTAACGAAAGCGCCTGGTCGGCTACGGTAACCAAGTTGAAACAAACGTATCCGGACGTGCAGGTCGTAATCCCCGGTCATGGAAAACCGGGAGATACAGCTTTGCTGGACTACACGATCAAACTGTTTGAAAAAAAATAA
- a CDS encoding response regulator has product MKIALIDQHPVLRSGMRIFLTDHFQNLTMLQTACLETFSPSADDPSFDVIIIGMTEEADGVDNVALKRIMQENPNSSFVVYAGKLQQDLATSLINEGVSGYILKNNHPNELVKCIQTVIKGDKYVCEEVKIQ; this is encoded by the coding sequence ATGAAAATTGCGCTAATAGACCAGCATCCGGTCCTTCGTTCAGGGATGCGCATCTTTCTCACAGATCACTTTCAAAATCTCACAATGCTTCAAACGGCGTGTTTGGAAACGTTCAGTCCAAGCGCTGACGATCCTTCATTTGATGTCATTATCATTGGCATGACAGAGGAAGCGGATGGAGTTGATAATGTTGCTTTAAAACGTATTATGCAGGAAAATCCGAATTCTTCATTCGTTGTCTACGCAGGAAAGTTGCAACAAGACCTGGCCACTTCCCTGATCAACGAGGGCGTAAGCGGTTACATTTTAAAGAACAACCATCCCAACGAACTCGTAAAATGTATACAGACAGTGATCAAGGGCGACAAATATGTCTGTGAAGAAGTTAAAATCCAGTGA
- a CDS encoding response regulator transcription factor, producing MSIQIIVAEDHPLILMGIQYLLMEHMPTAVVTTTGDFNKALALLEKQQYNLLIMDINLPGGDKVGMINSVRMKQPKVPILVCSSYDEQLYALPFLKAGANGYISKTALNEEFKHAVDTVISGKIYASPSVMEQVFEQLFNKGSQDSIADKLTDKELEVAKLLSKGLSTKAISEHIHLSSSSVSSYKAKIFDKLGVSNVIELTRYFELNG from the coding sequence ATGAGCATCCAGATTATCGTGGCCGAGGACCATCCCCTGATTTTAATGGGAATTCAGTATTTGTTGATGGAACATATGCCCACGGCCGTGGTCACGACAACGGGAGATTTCAACAAAGCCCTGGCATTGCTGGAAAAGCAGCAATACAACCTGCTGATTATGGACATTAACCTCCCCGGCGGTGACAAAGTGGGGATGATCAATTCGGTTCGGATGAAACAGCCAAAGGTCCCGATCCTGGTTTGTTCCAGTTATGATGAACAACTTTACGCATTGCCCTTCCTGAAAGCTGGCGCCAACGGGTATATCTCCAAAACAGCCCTGAACGAGGAGTTCAAACATGCCGTTGACACCGTGATCAGTGGAAAAATCTATGCAAGCCCATCCGTTATGGAGCAGGTTTTCGAACAACTTTTTAACAAAGGCAGTCAGGATTCCATTGCCGACAAGCTGACCGACAAAGAGCTGGAAGTGGCCAAATTGTTATCCAAAGGACTGTCTACCAAAGCAATAAGCGAGCACATTCACCTTTCATCCTCCTCGGTGAGCAGTTATAAAGCCAAGATTTTTGATAAGCTGGGTGTCAGCAATGTTATCGAGCTGACAAGATATTTTGAATTAAACGGGTAA
- a CDS encoding sensor histidine kinase: MRVDLLFVSQCLLWLMLVAFCAEAHQQQDLSAYRLQHFTDENGLPQNSVKAVMQDKNGFYWLATEGGVVRFDGQKFITFDRSNLPISSNRIRGFVPALPGRNANPAYEFYGLTEDNKYIGILSNGLVTSDTAFYRKYQQTDPFAGKNIRHNSMLGSVPEQYPNYPMDEHYFAISDSQTFYIWKQNTVSCYKNGKLSYKSTGPYKDFFLIGTYPYAIDSEGNIIKITPRPTRNVQYPNGDIIYNKQYSKVKADFKLYWNNVAKCAFLYLNNCFYTLEESGNGQLTTKLILKDYDFADLDIVAAHYNRSTGALLLGSVTKGLFLIKNKNFQTLQLVSKDADNAYYAQKPAGMRSVITGQGYQLGLNVTGSKVIASRVSTFMEDFGYKFAITMNPDSSFWFGIDYDLFRLDKTGKKVLMRFKLKDRSRAFFIDKKHRLWIGTEHDALYKMEESGGKHHVKFVVRAPFGGVSIIGQGVADTLLIGGTKGVFKFSVRTGAVQKLTKLNNMNIRSFYTTADGTWITTYGNGIFLLTDNKLIHFPLDRDRFLLTAHCITEDEKGFFWINTNRGLFQVAKQQLLDYARDSKNLVYYLYYDRSQGFATNEFNGGCQPCSVKLANGIVSLPSMEGLVWFTPDKIMAELPDRDIFISSTNLDGKEIQVKDTLRIPRDFEQLRLQVSTPYLGHAKNIQMHYSLSGENRDAKWFPVNADLIITIPKMSYGNYKLVVRKANGFKTNDYNYKTILLNIPPAWYETWWFRSVLALIVLALFLLVVKWRTGYLVKKERKDNMMRHYRVISQIVAAVNHDIQTPLHYIGYSLRHINAYLHKQENGNPLITRMSDESLNTSERIGTLTKNLLDYIKIQNKSSSSRTQMGNVDAREMVSGISDLFSAIAGFKGVIIKNEVEPGLEVWSDPNLLSIVIHNLLDNALKISASEIIISSNIIAGKKQIVIEDSGSGMPEDLRKWLNKSYRSYEEWLKISLYPEQKGIGLVIVKDLCVLLRIDIFASINSKNHTTVRLMFGQEKR, from the coding sequence ATGAGAGTTGACCTGCTCTTCGTTTCGCAATGCTTACTCTGGCTGATGCTCGTTGCCTTTTGTGCCGAAGCGCATCAGCAACAGGATTTATCGGCGTATCGTCTGCAACATTTCACTGATGAAAACGGTCTCCCACAAAACAGCGTAAAAGCGGTTATGCAGGATAAAAACGGCTTTTACTGGCTCGCAACGGAGGGTGGTGTGGTCCGGTTTGACGGGCAGAAGTTCATAACATTTGACAGATCCAACCTGCCGATTTCCAGTAACCGGATACGCGGCTTTGTTCCTGCGCTTCCCGGCCGGAATGCGAACCCTGCCTATGAATTTTATGGCCTGACGGAAGACAATAAATACATTGGCATTCTGAGTAATGGCTTGGTTACCTCGGATACAGCTTTTTACCGAAAATACCAGCAAACCGATCCCTTTGCAGGCAAAAATATCCGGCATAACAGTATGCTGGGAAGTGTGCCTGAACAATACCCCAATTACCCCATGGACGAGCATTATTTCGCCATTTCGGACAGCCAGACGTTCTATATTTGGAAACAAAACACCGTCTCGTGCTACAAAAATGGGAAGCTCAGTTATAAATCGACCGGACCTTACAAAGACTTTTTCCTGATAGGAACCTATCCTTACGCCATTGATTCAGAGGGGAATATTATTAAAATCACCCCAAGACCGACCAGAAATGTGCAATATCCCAACGGGGACATTATCTATAACAAGCAATATTCCAAGGTAAAAGCTGATTTTAAGCTTTACTGGAACAATGTTGCAAAGTGCGCATTCCTCTACTTAAACAATTGTTTTTATACGCTTGAAGAATCTGGCAATGGCCAGCTGACGACGAAGCTTATCCTAAAAGATTACGATTTTGCCGACCTTGATATCGTCGCGGCACATTACAATCGCTCAACCGGAGCGCTGTTGCTGGGAAGCGTTACAAAGGGATTGTTTTTGATTAAAAACAAAAATTTTCAGACGTTACAACTGGTTTCTAAAGACGCGGATAACGCGTACTATGCCCAAAAACCAGCCGGAATGCGTTCTGTAATTACCGGGCAAGGTTATCAGCTTGGGCTTAATGTCACGGGTTCAAAAGTGATCGCAAGCCGCGTCTCAACGTTCATGGAGGACTTTGGCTATAAATTCGCCATCACCATGAATCCGGATAGCTCCTTCTGGTTTGGAATTGATTATGACCTTTTCAGGTTGGATAAAACAGGCAAAAAAGTGCTCATGCGCTTCAAGTTGAAAGACCGTTCCAGAGCGTTTTTTATTGATAAAAAGCATAGGCTATGGATTGGCACCGAACATGATGCGCTTTACAAAATGGAAGAATCCGGGGGGAAGCACCATGTCAAATTTGTTGTTAGAGCACCATTTGGCGGCGTTTCCATTATTGGGCAGGGAGTTGCAGACACGCTTTTAATTGGTGGGACAAAAGGCGTTTTCAAATTTAGCGTACGGACAGGAGCGGTTCAAAAGCTAACGAAATTGAATAATATGAACATTCGGAGCTTTTATACAACTGCTGACGGAACCTGGATAACGACTTATGGAAACGGGATTTTTCTTTTAACGGATAATAAACTAATCCATTTTCCGCTGGATCGGGACCGTTTCCTGCTCACCGCACATTGTATTACAGAAGACGAAAAAGGGTTTTTCTGGATCAACACGAACCGGGGACTTTTTCAAGTTGCAAAGCAGCAGTTACTGGATTATGCCCGGGATAGCAAAAACCTGGTTTACTATCTTTATTACGATCGCAGCCAGGGTTTTGCCACGAATGAGTTCAATGGCGGTTGCCAGCCCTGTTCCGTTAAGCTGGCCAACGGCATAGTTTCGCTTCCATCCATGGAAGGCCTCGTTTGGTTTACCCCTGACAAAATCATGGCTGAGCTTCCGGACAGGGATATTTTTATTAGTTCAACCAATCTCGACGGTAAGGAAATTCAGGTAAAAGACACGCTCCGGATACCACGCGACTTCGAGCAGCTGCGATTGCAAGTGAGCACGCCATACCTCGGACATGCGAAAAACATTCAAATGCACTATTCATTATCGGGCGAAAACAGGGACGCAAAGTGGTTTCCTGTGAATGCGGATTTAATTATCACAATCCCCAAAATGTCCTATGGCAATTACAAGCTTGTAGTGCGGAAAGCAAACGGATTTAAAACAAACGATTATAATTACAAAACTATCCTGTTAAATATTCCGCCAGCGTGGTACGAAACGTGGTGGTTCCGGTCGGTGCTGGCACTTATAGTCCTGGCATTGTTCCTGCTGGTTGTGAAATGGCGGACGGGTTATCTCGTTAAAAAAGAGCGAAAGGATAATATGATGAGACATTATCGGGTTATCAGCCAGATTGTGGCCGCCGTTAATCATGACATCCAGACTCCCCTTCATTACATTGGTTATTCACTCAGGCATATTAATGCTTATCTGCACAAACAAGAAAATGGTAACCCCCTCATTACCAGAATGAGTGACGAATCCTTGAACACATCAGAACGAATCGGGACCTTGACGAAAAATCTGCTCGATTACATTAAAATTCAAAACAAAAGCAGCTCCTCACGAACACAAATGGGCAATGTGGATGCGCGGGAAATGGTTTCCGGCATTAGTGACCTGTTTTCAGCCATTGCCGGATTCAAGGGCGTAATCATTAAAAATGAAGTGGAGCCGGGCTTAGAAGTGTGGAGCGATCCTAATTTATTATCCATTGTCATTCATAATCTTTTGGATAACGCATTGAAGATAAGCGCGTCAGAAATCATTATTTCCTCAAATATTATAGCAGGCAAAAAACAGATCGTCATTGAGGACAGTGGCTCCGGCATGCCCGAAGACCTAAGAAAATGGCTTAACAAATCCTATCGTTCCTACGAAGAATGGCTTAAAATTTCGCTGTACCCTGAACAAAAAGGCATCGGCCTTGTGATCGTCAAAGACCTGTGCGTACTGTTGCGCATCGACATCTTCGCATCCATCAATTCAAAAAATCATACGACTGTCAGGCTGATGTTCGGGCAGGAAAAAAGATAA
- a CDS encoding molybdopterin-dependent oxidoreductase — protein MTNKNADGEEPDDHYFFNLAHEDRRRFLKKSMAIAGLTWMPASFTQAATEPDLPVGNAEKVKITLHVNGKKKRLTVDPRMTTLDLLREKLLLTGTKKGCDFGQCGACTIHIDGQRELSCLSFAVMQQGKKITTIEGLGNENELHAIQEAFIKHDSFQCGYCTPGQIMSAVACIREGHARSATEIQEYMSGNLCRCGAYPNIVNAIMEVKNGNAKPPGDASEPEMSLDRVDGRVKVRGTATYSAEYAFDNLAHAVLITSTITKGYISNIDSKAAVAAPGVLAVISHLNSPGVPGYGEPRQPAERASTGTAFRVFYDNLIYFNGQPVAMVVAETWEQASHAASLVKIAYEVEAHRTNFEENMQQAAIAQGVQKNKNSPFQDYIRGNPDVITDAKVKIEATYTIPNQHHQPMEPHAIIAVWEGADKLTVYDKNQGVKSAQGNLAQAFKLPRENVKVNAKFIGGAFGSGIRVWPHTVAAVLAAKKLNRPVKLVLGRELMFTSVGYRPYTVQKIALSADESGLLSAITHEGTGQTSAYEEHLERTILASRSMYACPNVSTKYKLLSLDVNTPTWMRGPGDATGMFALESALDELAYALKMDPLEIRLRNYAESDPERNLPWSAKGLRECYEFGAEKFGWKNYPLEPRSMQKDNMLIGYGMASSLYGFHRHPSKAKAIMLANGLVIVQSATMDIGPGTGTAMTRIAAKVLGISPKKIRFDLGDSSLPEAPGQNGSSTIPSVGSAVHVACEALKKKLTELAAAMPDSASKDIAYTDILKYHNLPQLEVTEESKSGQERDQYSMYSFGCHFVEVHVNPVTGEVRVKRVVTCADVGKIINYKSARSQSIGGVVGGIGMALMEASVMDHRYGRYITTDLASYHIPVHTDTPQIDVIYIDKPDMLVNPIGSKGLGEIAIVGVAAAVANAVFHATGKRVRELPITVEKLI, from the coding sequence ATGACAAACAAGAACGCGGACGGCGAGGAACCGGACGACCATTATTTTTTCAATCTGGCGCACGAAGATCGCCGTCGTTTCCTGAAAAAGTCGATGGCCATTGCCGGGCTGACATGGATGCCTGCTTCCTTTACACAGGCGGCAACCGAACCGGACTTGCCTGTTGGAAATGCGGAAAAAGTCAAAATTACTTTACATGTAAACGGCAAAAAAAAGCGCTTAACCGTGGACCCGCGTATGACCACGCTTGACCTGCTGCGCGAGAAATTGTTGCTTACCGGCACGAAAAAAGGTTGTGATTTTGGTCAATGTGGCGCCTGCACCATTCATATAGACGGGCAACGCGAGCTATCCTGCCTGAGTTTCGCCGTTATGCAGCAGGGTAAAAAGATAACAACGATTGAGGGTTTGGGTAATGAAAATGAGCTTCATGCGATTCAGGAGGCTTTTATCAAGCATGATAGTTTCCAATGCGGTTACTGTACGCCCGGTCAGATTATGTCGGCGGTTGCTTGTATACGCGAAGGCCATGCCCGATCAGCAACAGAAATCCAGGAATATATGAGCGGTAACCTATGCCGCTGCGGCGCCTACCCGAACATTGTGAATGCCATTATGGAGGTCAAAAACGGTAATGCTAAGCCACCTGGCGATGCTTCTGAGCCGGAAATGTCACTCGATCGCGTTGATGGACGGGTTAAGGTGAGGGGAACTGCTACTTATTCGGCAGAATACGCCTTTGATAATTTGGCGCATGCGGTGCTGATTACGAGCACAATCACAAAAGGATATATTTCAAATATCGATTCAAAAGCCGCAGTAGCCGCTCCTGGTGTTCTTGCCGTGATCAGTCATTTGAATTCTCCCGGCGTTCCTGGTTATGGAGAACCCAGACAACCTGCGGAGCGGGCAAGCACAGGCACCGCATTCCGGGTATTTTATGATAACCTGATTTATTTCAATGGTCAGCCGGTTGCGATGGTTGTCGCCGAGACGTGGGAACAGGCTAGTCACGCTGCCTCGCTTGTAAAGATTGCTTACGAAGTGGAAGCGCATCGCACCAATTTTGAAGAAAATATGCAGCAAGCTGCTATTGCCCAGGGCGTTCAAAAAAACAAAAATTCCCCATTTCAAGATTACATAAGAGGAAATCCCGACGTCATCACGGATGCGAAGGTAAAAATCGAAGCCACTTACACAATCCCGAACCAGCATCATCAGCCGATGGAGCCGCATGCAATCATTGCGGTTTGGGAAGGAGCGGACAAATTAACGGTCTACGATAAAAATCAGGGGGTTAAGTCTGCACAGGGTAATCTGGCGCAGGCTTTCAAGCTGCCCCGGGAAAATGTGAAGGTAAATGCGAAGTTTATCGGCGGAGCATTTGGATCGGGAATCCGCGTATGGCCTCATACGGTGGCGGCTGTGCTGGCCGCGAAAAAATTGAACAGGCCAGTGAAGCTGGTTCTGGGACGGGAGTTAATGTTTACGTCCGTTGGTTACAGGCCCTATACAGTTCAGAAAATTGCTTTGAGTGCTGATGAGAGCGGCTTGCTTTCGGCTATCACGCACGAAGGAACCGGGCAGACTTCGGCTTATGAAGAGCATTTGGAACGAACCATCCTGGCTTCCCGCTCCATGTATGCCTGCCCGAATGTGTCCACGAAATATAAGTTGCTCAGTCTCGACGTGAACACGCCCACCTGGATGCGTGGCCCTGGTGATGCAACCGGTATGTTCGCGCTCGAATCTGCGTTAGACGAACTGGCTTATGCACTGAAAATGGATCCGCTGGAAATACGCTTGCGTAATTATGCCGAAAGTGATCCGGAACGGAATTTACCCTGGTCGGCCAAGGGGCTCAGGGAATGTTATGAATTCGGCGCGGAGAAGTTTGGCTGGAAAAATTATCCATTGGAACCCCGCTCCATGCAGAAAGACAACATGCTTATCGGCTATGGCATGGCATCCAGCTTGTATGGCTTCCACCGGCATCCGAGTAAAGCAAAGGCCATTATGCTCGCAAATGGCTTAGTAATCGTGCAAAGCGCCACGATGGACATCGGTCCGGGAACCGGGACAGCCATGACCCGGATTGCAGCAAAAGTGTTAGGGATAAGTCCGAAAAAAATCCGGTTTGACCTGGGCGATTCCAGTCTTCCCGAAGCGCCGGGGCAAAATGGTTCTTCAACCATCCCAAGCGTTGGCTCCGCAGTGCATGTTGCCTGTGAAGCGTTAAAAAAGAAATTAACAGAATTAGCCGCCGCAATGCCGGATTCTGCTTCAAAAGACATTGCGTATACGGACATTTTGAAATACCACAATTTACCGCAGCTTGAAGTTACCGAAGAGTCGAAATCCGGCCAGGAGCGCGATCAATATTCCATGTATTCCTTTGGATGTCATTTCGTTGAAGTCCATGTAAATCCGGTTACCGGCGAGGTGCGGGTAAAGCGTGTGGTGACTTGCGCGGACGTTGGCAAAATTATAAATTACAAATCTGCAAGAAGTCAATCCATCGGCGGCGTGGTGGGCGGCATTGGAATGGCGCTGATGGAAGCCTCCGTCATGGATCACCGTTATGGTCGTTACATTACTACTGACTTAGCCAGCTATCACATCCCCGTTCACACCGATACGCCTCAAATTGACGTGATTTATATAGACAAACCGGATATGCTGGTCAATCCGATCGGTTCCAAAGGCTTGGGTGAAATCGCCATTGTCGGCGTAGCCGCTGCTGTTGCCAATGCGGTATTTCACGCCACAGGCAAGCGTGTCAGGGAGTTGCCGATTACAGTTGAGAAGTTGATTTAA
- a CDS encoding NmrA family NAD(P)-binding protein, with the protein MTDFTQTPQTGTIILAGATGELGFLIAGFVIRRGATVKALVRKGSANARIPELRRLGAEVIEVDFNSVSELTRACSGGTCVVSALSGLRDVIVETQTRLLNAAVEAGVPRFIPSDYSIDFTRLPEGSNRNLDLRREFSTRLNNAPITPTSILNGMFTDLLTGQAPVVLFKIKRVLYWGDADQPMDFTTMRDTAAYTAAAALDSATPRILRIAGEVATIRDIQKAAAEVTGEKFGTLRAGSLGFLGLMIRITRSLSPKNDEVFPPWQGMQYLHNMLSGKPKLNPLDNDRYPEIRWTLIREVLATAR; encoded by the coding sequence ATGACAGACTTTACGCAGACGCCCCAAACCGGGACCATTATTCTGGCAGGCGCAACAGGCGAATTGGGTTTCCTTATCGCAGGCTTTGTAATCCGACGCGGCGCCACCGTAAAGGCCCTGGTCAGAAAAGGAAGTGCTAATGCGCGCATTCCTGAGCTGCGGCGCTTGGGGGCAGAGGTTATTGAGGTGGATTTCAACAGTGTATCCGAGCTTACCAGAGCCTGTTCAGGCGGGACCTGCGTGGTTTCGGCATTGTCAGGGCTTCGGGATGTGATCGTGGAAACGCAAACCCGTTTGCTGAATGCAGCCGTTGAAGCAGGTGTGCCGCGCTTTATTCCGTCCGATTACAGCATTGACTTTACCAGATTACCGGAAGGCAGCAACCGAAACCTCGATCTGCGCCGCGAGTTCAGTACGAGGCTAAATAATGCACCGATAACACCCACTTCCATTCTCAACGGCATGTTCACCGACTTGCTGACCGGCCAGGCGCCAGTGGTTTTGTTTAAAATCAAACGGGTGCTGTACTGGGGAGACGCTGATCAGCCCATGGATTTTACAACGATGCGGGATACTGCGGCTTACACGGCTGCCGCTGCGCTGGATTCCGCAACACCGCGTATTCTGCGCATCGCCGGAGAGGTTGCAACGATCCGTGACATTCAAAAAGCCGCTGCTGAGGTGACCGGAGAGAAGTTCGGGACATTGCGGGCGGGCAGTTTGGGATTTCTTGGGTTAATGATCCGGATTACGCGCTCCTTATCTCCTAAAAACGACGAAGTTTTCCCGCCTTGGCAGGGAATGCAGTATCTGCATAATATGCTGAGTGGCAAACCAAAACTCAATCCGCTGGACAATGACCGTTACCCCGAAATACGCTGGACGCTTATCCGGGAAGTGCTCGCGACGGCACGTTAA
- a CDS encoding GNAT family N-acetyltransferase codes for MFYIESMRLRLIPLTHQLLQQYHTSRPEMESALGLNHSEIKIDPLYVTEIEDALVNFWLPKTLAFPERYQWFTSWEIVLKSDNISVGGIGFNGLPNEKKEAEIGYMIYENQQGKGYATEALQAMANWAFTHEEVETVVVQTAADNIPSRKILDKNGFVLAGESENILTYKLVRS; via the coding sequence ATGTTTTATATCGAATCCATGCGGTTGAGGTTAATCCCTCTAACGCATCAGCTTTTGCAGCAATATCATACCAGCAGGCCCGAAATGGAGTCTGCATTAGGCCTGAATCATTCAGAAATAAAGATTGATCCGCTTTATGTAACTGAGATTGAGGACGCACTGGTCAATTTCTGGTTACCCAAAACATTGGCATTTCCAGAACGCTATCAATGGTTTACCAGCTGGGAAATTGTCCTAAAAAGCGACAATATATCCGTAGGGGGCATCGGTTTTAACGGTTTGCCGAACGAAAAAAAGGAAGCTGAGATCGGTTATATGATCTACGAAAATCAGCAGGGGAAAGGCTATGCTACCGAAGCATTGCAGGCAATGGCAAACTGGGCTTTTACGCATGAAGAAGTAGAGACAGTAGTGGTCCAAACAGCTGCGGACAATATTCCATCCAGGAAAATTCTGGATAAAAACGGTTTCGTTTTGGCCGGAGAGTCAGAGAATATTCTTACCTACAAACTGGTCAGATCATAG